The genomic segment TCCCTAAAATATAAAGCCAGATGAAAACAAAAGGAATAAAATAACTGGATATAGCCACAGATTTGTTAATTGAAAAAACTATACTTATTATTCCAGAAACAGCTAGAAAAAGCCAAAAATATAAATTTGCTTTATCTGATTTAATTTTGGCAATTAATCCTCGCGTTCTTCTGGCACTTAAATAAATTAAACCAACTAAAGTAAAAACCGGATTTATAGCCAAGGTTAGTCCAGTAAATCTTTCAATCCAATTTTTTTTCATATAGCCTCTATTCACCTTCCTTATCATCCAGATTAATCAGCTGTTATCTTATAATATATTCTCGATTTCAGTAAGATTTCCTTCTAAAAAAATAAACACCCAGTTGGGTGTTTTTGATCTAAACAACTGTTTGAGACTGATTTTGTTCTTTCATTGTCTTCACATATTCTAAGAAAAACGCCAGAAACACACCAACAAATAATCCAAGAAATCCGGCTAAAAGTACGTTCAATTTTACATTAGGGCTTATGGGGTTGGGATTTGAATATGGAGCAGAAACCACCTGAAACGGTTCAATGGAACGGTTCGAATATATGGCATTAAACTTTATACGTAATTTATTTAAGTCGTTAAATAACTTATTAGTGTTTACTTCTGTTGCATCCAGATTTTTGTTGACCTCTGTTAGAATCACTTTATATTCCTCTAAAACCTGTTCTAACAATTTAATCTGATTCTTTAATTTAACAATTTCTAATTTAATATTTTTTTCTTCCGTCTTAAGATCTGTATAATTTGGGTTTAATTCTTTATATACAAATGTTTTTGGTTCAGTTGTATCTTTTGGTACAACTTCAACCTCAATAAATTGACTTTCCTTTAAAAGAAGCTTCTTAATTTCCTCTAAATTTTGCTCTTCTTTAGCCAATTTAGTCTGAGTTGTACTGATATCATTTTCTAAAGTAGCAATTAACCTTGTTCCCTCTTCTTCAATCAATTTTAATCTGGCAATAGTTGTCCATTTTTGCAATAATTGAGGTGCTTTTGAATCAAATGTATGAGTATAAACAATTTGAACGAGCCCATTTACTTGAGTAAATGAAAGACTATTTTTTAAATCAGGAATATCGGATAGATTCTTTGTAATTACCTGAATTACCTCTGGATAAAAAAAGTGAGATTTCAAGTACTCCAATGGAATTTCTTTTTGATCAGGAAGAAAGTTTTCATTTAATCTAATCCACATTTCTGTCTGATACTGTTTGTCAATAAAAAAAGCACTAAATACATAACTCATTATAACAGATAC from the Anoxybacter fermentans genome contains:
- a CDS encoding Wzz/FepE/Etk N-terminal domain-containing protein, encoding METYEIDLWELLQTLNRRKMLIIGIVFVSVIMSYVFSAFFIDKQYQTEMWIRLNENFLPDQKEIPLEYLKSHFFYPEVIQVITKNLSDIPDLKNSLSFTQVNGLVQIVYTHTFDSKAPQLLQKWTTIARLKLIEEEGTRLIATLENDISTTQTKLAKEEQNLEEIKKLLLKESQFIEVEVVPKDTTEPKTFVYKELNPNYTDLKTEEKNIKLEIVKLKNQIKLLEQVLEEYKVILTEVNKNLDATEVNTNKLFNDLNKLRIKFNAIYSNRSIEPFQVVSAPYSNPNPISPNVKLNVLLAGFLGLFVGVFLAFFLEYVKTMKEQNQSQTVV